From Pleurodeles waltl isolate 20211129_DDA chromosome 1_1, aPleWal1.hap1.20221129, whole genome shotgun sequence, a single genomic window includes:
- the LOC138290871 gene encoding dentin matrix acidic phosphoprotein 1-like — translation MKVALLFVGLLSFALTFPVDKHSDEQSQSSEELQVERASLSQIPTPPTVSSESVESQSDSSQEQQDTSSEEHATQKSATVELTSERNEDYNGHDIDSDFISKAYFGVRSSDGANRVNGDDGDQDDVTVDLEDTSSNEATKSNSEPDGHASDKSIPEDGVVGESTEDSVEATVISKEDEAPKENLEEHDDKSTEEAQTLPQDTHIQCTGDNDEHSSPDTRGSVNVDSIDSRDIETTDQSAESDSNSTESNEDDLSNNGQVASDNQSEETEASGNSTSEQVESQESTQEPEDEKHSTSDDLDQNTVSSTEENSNNGSADKQENKEHVNENHNEDGDDVHIIVDNEPVIHISMKVLDEGKRSSSSSESASSEEENNDDSQAAADNKESIKQHGSDISQENSNESGEEGIQGDDPNAFSSRNSTSTNSNEKSNEITGKKRHQLLHSAPKPLRKVKLMRKADKVTKQDIRSIPQGDTLSTEESPSKDDDSHEDKTVSSEDDGKSEEDSSKAKAHSKSKEGHGKSSDNSKSTEEHSKSKEYYSQSKEGPSQSNGHDSESTEDGTKSKEIDSESMEEHSKSIEDKSEIIEDDSKSNEDSGKLGIDENKLKMNIKEPKNTDSNSKEDDTKSADVDSISLENKSKSIIIDISESNEDNNDSTESHYSQSKENDKSKLKSVHSKSVEDISKSNEDNSTSLEDIESHSKEDSNESKKPSKSREDSSDLEKEDSKSTHMSSESLETSSKSKETSQESNEHDNAKTTIVKGSQFNELGSRSSNENDTSTEEDNDDNVNLNQDSLSSEETNSREDSPELGSKSHSSSSESTHISREDADSTSNEEQAKPAEEREKGSKSDEDSDSKSAEVMPRKSSESSSEEDESMSKSNEFESRRLIFDVYHNRPTGDADDNDCQDGY, via the exons ATGAAGGTGGCGTTGCTCTTTGTCGGCCTCTTGAGTTTTGCGTTGACGTTCCCT GTGGACAAGCATTCGGACGAACAGTCCCAAAGTTCGGAAGAGCTCCAG GTTGAAAGAGCTTCCTTGTCCCAGATACCAACACCGCCGACG GTCAGCAGTGAGTCAGTTGAATCCCAAAGCGACAGTTCGCAAGAGCAG CAGGATACATCAAGTGAAGAACATGCCACTCAAAAGAGTGCCACTGTAGAACTGACCAGTGAAAGAAATGAGGACTATAATGGCCATGATATCGATAGTGACTTTATAAGCAAGGCATATTTTGGAGTCAGATCATCTGATGGTGCTAATAGAGTCAATGGTGATGATGGCGATCAAGATGATGTGACAGTGGATTTAGAAGACACCTCATCCAATGAGGCtacaaagagcaactcagagcctgACGGACATGCTTCTGATAAGAGTATTCCAGAGGATGGTGTGGTTGGTGAAAGCACTGAAGATAGCGTAGAGGCTACGGTTATTAGCAAGGAGGATGAGGCACCTAAAGAGAATTTAGAAGAACACGATGATAAAAGCACTGAAGAAGCACAGACACTTCCCCAAGACACACATATTCAGTGCACA GGAGACAATGATGAACATTCTAGTCCAGATACCAGAGGCAGTGTCAACGTTGACAGCATCGATAGTAGAGACATTGAAACCACTGACCAAAGTGCTGAAAGTGACAGCAATAGCACTGAATCAAATGAAGATGACCTTTCCAACAATGGTCAGGTTGCAAGTGATAATCAGTCTGAGGAAACAGAAGCTAGTGGGAATTCAACCTCCGAACAAGTTGAAAGTCAGGAAAGCACTCAAGAACCTGAAGATGAAAAACACAGTACAAGTGATGATTTGGATCAAAACACAGTCAGCAGTACTGAAGAAAACAGCAATAATGGCAGTGCTGACAAGCAAGAGAATAAAGAGCATGTAAATGAAAATCATAATGAAGATGGGGATGATGTACACATTATAGTTGATAATGAGCCTGTAATTCATATCAGCATGAAAGTTCTTGATGAAGGCAAAAGAAGCAGTAGTAGCAGTGAGAGTGCTAGCAGTGAAGAAGAAAACAATGATGACAGTCAAGCTGCTGCTGACAACAAAGAGTCTATCAAACAGCATGGAAGTGATATCAGCCAAGAAAACAGCAATGAATCCGGCGAAGAGGGAATACAAGGAGATGATCCAAATGCTTTTTCAAGCAGAAACAGCACTTCAACAAACTCAAATGAAAAAAGCAATGAAATTACAGGGAagaagagacaccaactgcttcacAGTGCACCTAAACCATTGAGAAAGGTGAAACTGATGAGAAAGGCTGACAAAGTAACAAAACAGGATATTAGGAGTATCCCTCAAGGTGACACTCTATCAACTGAAGAGAGTCCATCTAAAGATGATGACAGTCATGAAGATAAGACTGTTTCCTCTGAAGATGATGGAAAATCAGAAGAAGATTCCAGCAAAGCAAAAGCTCACAGCAAATCAAAAGAAGGCCATGGCAAATCAAGTGATAACAGCAAATCAACAGAGGAACATAGCAAATCGAAGGAATATTACAGCCAGTCAAAAGAAGGACCCAGTCAGTCTAATGGGCATGATAGTGAGTCAACAGAAGATGGCACTAAATCCAAAGAAATTGACAGTGAATCTATGGAAGAACACAGCAAATCAATCGAAGATAAAAGTGAGATTATCGAAGATGATAGCAAATCCAATGAAGATAGCGGCAAGCTTGGAATTGATGAGAACAAACTGAAAATGAATATTAAGGAACCAAAGAACACTGACAGCAATTCAAAAGAAGATGATACAAAATCAGCAGATGTTGATAGTATATCTTTGGAAAATAAAAGCAAATCCATTATTATAGATATAAGTGAATCCAATGAAGATAACAATGATTCCACAGAAAGTCATTACAgtcaatctaaagaaaatgataAAAGCAAACTGAAGAGTGTTCACAGCAAATCAGTCGAAGACATATCCAAATCTAATGAAGATAATAGTACATCGTTAGAAGATATTGAAAGCCACTCCAAAGAAGACAGCAATGAATCAAAGAAACCAAGCAAATCCAGAGAAGACAGCAGTGATTTAGAAAAAGAGGACAGTAAATCCACACATATGAGCAGTGAATCCCTAGAAACTAGCAGTAAATCTAAAGAAACAAGTCAGGAGTCAAATGAACATGACAATGCCAAAACAACAATTGTAAAGGGGAGTCAATTCAATGAGCTTGGCAGCAGATCATCCAATGAAAATGATACATCTACGGAAGAAGACAATGATGACAATGTTAATTTAAATCAAGACAGTTTGTCTTCCGAGGAAACTAATTCAAGGGAAGATAGCCCTGAACTTGGAAGCAAATCCCACAGCTCATCAAGTGAGAGTACCCACATTTCCAGAGAGGACGCAGATAGCACATCCAATGAAGAACAGGCCAAGCCagcagaggagagagaaaaggggagTAAATCTGATGAAGATAGTGATAGCAAATCTGCAGAAGTAATGCCCAGGAAATCCAGTGAAAGCAGTAGTGAGGAAGATGAAAGCATGTCCAAAAGCAATGAATTTGAAAGCCGGAGGCTAATATTTGATGTCTACCACAACAGGCCCACTGGTGATGCGGATGATAATGACTGTCAAGATGGTTATTGA